In a single window of the Notamacropus eugenii isolate mMacEug1 chromosome 4, mMacEug1.pri_v2, whole genome shotgun sequence genome:
- the ILVBL gene encoding 2-hydroxyacyl-CoA lyase 2: protein MEAGWALVPCCVLVVACGALGAALLGVAHRLGLFYQLLHQVDKSSPRHGGESVAAVLRAHGVRFIFTLVGGHISPLLVAAEKVGIRVVDTRQEATAVFAADAVARLSGTVGVAAVTAGPGLTNTVTAVKNAQMAQSPVLLLGGAASTLLQGRGPLQGIDQMSLFRPLCKFCASVRRVRDIIPTLRAAFAAAQSGTPGPVFVELPIDVLYPYFLVQKELMPSKASKSLIGKLVSWYLQNHLANLFAGAWEPQPEGPLPVDIPQASSQQVQRCVELVSRAKKPLLLLGSQALLPPTPAESLRAAVESLGIPCFLGGMSRGLLGWDSPLHIRQNRRDALKEADVVILAGAVCDFRLSYGRVLSHRSKIIAVNRDREQLLLNSDLFWKPQEAVQGDVGSFLLKLVEGLRGQTWNQDWIEQLREADRKKEQANREKASMPTTHHLNPLWVLELVEKTLPDNAVLVADGGDFVGSAAYLVRPRGPLCWLDPGAFGTLGVGGGFALGAKLCRPDAEVWVLFGDGALGYSIIEFDTFVRHKIPVIAVVGNDACWTQISREQVPILGSNVACGLVYTDYHVVAEGLGSQGFLLSKENKDKAAEVLHAAQLRCREGRPVLINVLIGRSDFRDGSISV, encoded by the exons ATGGAGGCCGGCTGGGCCTTGGTCCCCTGCTGCGTCCTCGTGGTGGCCTGCGGGGCCCTGGGCGCCGCCCTGCTCGGAGTCGCGCATCGCCTGGGCCTCTTCTACCAGCTCCTGCACCAG GTTGACAAATCCAGTCCACGACATGGTGGGGAGAGTGTGGCAGCAGTGCTGAGGGCGCACGGCGTGCGATTCATATTTACCTTGGTGGGTGGACACATTTCTCCATTGCTGGTGGCCGCTGAGAAGGTCGGCATCCGGGTGGTAGATACGCGGCAAGAGGCCACGGCAGTCTTTGCTGCTGATGCTGTGGCCCGGCTTTCAG GGACTGTGGGTGTTGCTGCTGTGACAGCTGGGCCTGGCCTTACCAACACAGTGACTGCTGTGAAGAATGCCCAGATGGCCCAGTCACCTGTGCTGCTTTTGGGAGGGGCAGCCAGTACATTGCTGCAG GGCCGGGGGCCACTTCAGGGCATCGATCAGATGTCTCTGTTCCGGCCACTCTGCAAGTTCTGTGCCTCTGTGCGCCGGGTCCGTGACATCATCCCTACTCTTCGGGCTGCGTTTGCTGCTGCCCAGTCTGGTACCCCAG GCCCTGTATTTGTGGAGCTCCCCATCGATGTGCTCTACCCCTACTTCTTGGTGCAGAAGGAGCTGATGCcgtccaaagcctccaagagcCTCATAGGAAAGCTTGTCTCCTG GTACCTGCAGAACCACTTGGCTAATCTGTTTGCAGGGGCCTGGGAGCCACAGCCCGAGGGTCCCCTGCCTGTGGACATTCCTCAGGCCTCTTCCCAGCAG GTTCAGCGCTGTGTGGAACTTGTGAGCCGAGCCAAGAAGCCCCTCTTGTTGCTCGGAAGCCAGGCTTTACTCCCCCCAACCCCAGCTGAGAGCCTCCG agCTGCAGTGGAGTCTCTGGGTATCCCTTGCTTCCTGGGAGGGATGTCAAGGGGACTTTTGGGCTGGGACAGCCCCCTTCACATCAGGCAAAACCGCCGTGATGCACTGAAGGAGGCTGATGTTGTCATCTTAGCAG GTGCTGTGTGTGACTTCCGTTTATCCTATGGCCGTGTCTTAAGCCACAGAAGCAAAATTATTGCTGTCAATCGTGACCGAGAACAGTTGCTGCTCAACTCTGACCTCTTCTGGAAGCCTCAGGAGGCCGTGCAAG GGGATGTAGGCTCCTTTCTGCTAAAGCTAGTGGAAGGGCTTCGGGGCCAGACCTGGAACCAGGACTGGATTGAGCAGCTTCGAGAGGCTGACCGGAAGAAGGAACAAGCCAATCG AGAAAAGGCATCAATGCCCACAACCCACCACTTGAACCCACTTTGGGTATTGGAGCTGGTTGAGAAGACCCTGCCAGATAATGCAGTGCTGGTGGCAGATGGGGGAGATTTCGTGGGCAGTGCTGCTTACCTGGTCCGGCCTCGAGGCCCTTTGTGCTGGCTTGATCCTG GAGCCTTTGGGACTTTGGGAGTAGGAGGAGGGTTTGCACTTGGTGCCAAGCTGTGCCGGCCAGATGCAGAG GTCTGGGTCCTCTTCGGGGATGGTGCCCTTGGCTACAGCATCATTGAGTTTGATACCTTTGTCAGACACAAG ATTCCTGTTATTGCTGTGGTGGGGAATGATGCATGTTGGACCCAGATCTCTAGGGAGCAGGTGCCCATTCTTGGCAGTAATGTGGCCTGTGGTCTGGTTTACACTG ATTATCATGTGGTGGCAGAAGGGCTGGGGTCTCAGGGCTTCCTGCTGTCAAAGGAGAATAAGGACAAGGCTGCAGAGGTGCTGCATGCAGCCCAGCTGCGTTGTCGTGAGGGCCGACCTGTCCTTATTAATGTTCTCATCGGAAGGTCGGACTTCCGCGATGGTTCCATCTCTGTGTAG